Proteins encoded in a region of the Pelobates fuscus isolate aPelFus1 chromosome 11, aPelFus1.pri, whole genome shotgun sequence genome:
- the LOC134577178 gene encoding chemerin-like receptor 1 translates to MNSTTNSETAQLRHVVQVVVTVIFSLIFVLGMMGNGTVIWITGCRLQRSINTVWFFNLALADFISTFLVLVTVLYLLLDLHWPFGPILCKLVNCIFGLTIYASILLLSAISIDRCILVIFPVWCQNYRNPRMVSITCLVIWLVSVALVPGSYTLSEMSTESNRSSCKNLDVFEDWEKREAAIFTVCIFLYQFLVPLCVILISYAILLLTLHKKKLNRSSKPFLVVTGVVFSFFLCWLPYHALALTRVFLGSLPVLVNLVAVPLSKCLAMFNSCINPILYVFIGREFKDAVKRSLTQVFKTVFEETPQ, encoded by the coding sequence ATGAACTCCACGACAAATTCAGAAACTGCACAGCTGCGTCATGTCGTACAAGTGGTGGTCACAGTGATCTTCAGCTTAATTTTCGTCCTGGGAATGATGGGGAATGGTACAGTTATTTGGATAACTGGCTGTCGACTGCAGAGGAGCATCAACACAGTTTGGTTTTTCAATCTAGCCCTGGCTGATTTTATCTCCACCTTTTTGGTCTTGGTCACTGTCCTATACTTGTTACTGGATCTCCACTGGCCTTTTGGaccaattctgtgcaaattagTTAACTGCATATTCGGTCTTACAATCTATGCCAGCATCCTCCTGCTAAGTGCTATCAGTATTGACCGCTGTATTCTGGTGATTTTCCCAGTCTGGTGCCAAAATTATCGCAACCCCAGAATGGTATCAATTACTTGCTTGGTGATTTGGTTAGTCTCTGTTGCCCTGGTGCCTGGCTCCTATACCCTCTCCGAGATGTCCACGGAAAGCAACCGTAGCTCCTGCAAGAACCTTGATGTTTTTGAAGACTGGGAAAAAAGAGAAGCTGCCATCTTCACAGTTTGCATTTTCCTCTACCAGTTTCTAGTACCCCTATGTGTTATATTGATTTCTTATGCCATCCTCCTACTTACATTACATAAGAAAAAACTGAACAGGTCAAGCAAACCATTTCTTGTTGTTACAGGAGtggttttctctttctttctctgttGGCTTCCCTATCATGCCTTGGCATTGACTCGTGTCTTTCTGGGAAGCCTTCCAGTTTTGGTTAATTTGGTAGCTGTACCACTGTCCAAGTGCTTAGCAATGTTTAATAGCTGTATTAATCCAATACTCTATGTATTTATCGGAAGAGAATTCAAAGATGCTGTAAAGAGGTCATTGACACAAGTCTTTAAAACAGTTTTTGAGGAAACTCCgcaataa
- the LOC134576756 gene encoding probable G-protein coupled receptor 33, with translation MSPTNTSTTAKTIYSGIQTTNIFLAVIMLIIFMFGLILNTLFLWVLWFRIRKTVNSIWFLHLILSNLIFSFILPFLAVQVLRFPHWILGLVMCKLLNSLVSVVMFESAFVLTVISINRYLLVFQPHWYRRHMKPRYATIICIFLWVIAIVCSSPYAVFRKLKNENTTTECYNDYTLSGDTENLKVKWSLFTFRVFVGYLLPFFVILYCYFQIALKMKKEKLTRSKKPYKIIIIAVISFFVCWLPYHLWYGMSFEKRRIHDGTMEVLKVLSICFICFNFCFTPIFYLFIVENFKKMFKKSMLSLVEIAVNEDMVTWNRSMDEKSVPRTSSFIRDENHVINT, from the coding sequence ATGTCTCCAACCAACACAAGTACAACTGCAAAAACAATCTACTCAGGAATCCAAACTACTAATATCTTCCTTGCTGTAATCATGTTAATAATTTTTATGTTTGGACTGATCTTGAACACTCTTTTCCTTTGGGTGCTTTGGTTTCGGATAAGAAAAACTGTTAACTCTATATGGTTTTTGCATCTTATTTTGAGCAACCTAATATTTTCTTTCATCTTGCCTTTTCTTGCAGTTCAAGTGCTCAGGTTTCCTCACTGGATATTGGGACTTGTCATGTGTAAGCTTCTGAACAGTTTAGTGTCTGTTGTTATGTTTGAATCGGCTTTTGTTCTCACAGTCATTAGCATCAACCGTTACCTGTTGGTTTTCCAGCCACACTGGTATAGAAGACATATGAAGCCTCGGTATGCTACTATTATCTGCATCTTCCTATGGGTAATAGCCATTGTCTGTAGCTCTCCTTATGCGGTGTTTAGAAAACTCAAAAACGAAAACACCACCACTGAGTGTTACAATGATTACACTCTCTCTGGGGACACAGAGAATCTGAAGGTCAAGTGGAGCCTTTTCACATTCCGTGTTTTTGTCGGGTACCTGCTTCCTTTTTTTGTGATCTTATATTGCTATTTCCAGATTGCACTCAAGATGAAGAAGGAAAAACTGACCAGGTCTAAAAAACCTTACaagattataattattgcagttatatctttttttgtttgttggttaCCTTACCATTTGTGGTACGGAATGAGTTTTGAGAAGAGAAGAATTCACGATGGCACCATGGAAGTATTAAAGGTTCTTAGTATTTGCTTCATCTGTTTCAACTTCTGTTTCACCCCAATATTTTACCTCTTCATTGTAGAAAATTTTAAGAAAATGTTCAAGAAGTCCATGCTATCCCTCGTTGAGATAGCGGTTAATGAAGACATGGTGACATGGAACAGGAGTATGGACGAGAAATCTGTTCCACGTACCTCATCCTTTATCAGAGATGAAAATCATGTTATTAATACTTGA
- the LOC134576755 gene encoding LOW QUALITY PROTEIN: probable G-protein coupled receptor 33 (The sequence of the model RefSeq protein was modified relative to this genomic sequence to represent the inferred CDS: deleted 1 base in 1 codon; substituted 1 base at 1 genomic stop codon), producing the protein MTWNMTSVSQVNTSTWAGIIDSTDRIPNVFIAVLIFITFLFGLVMNNLGFNSYRYLHVFHPHFYRRHMMHRYATAICIFLWLLAIVCSSPYGVIRKLKIENSPAICYSDYNLSGKLNNKETLLVKESFFIFRVSSGYLIPLFVILFCYLQIILKMKKEILTRTTKPYKIILIQXYNFFVCKLPFHIYFGRRLWSTINKKKGSFGGRTLEKLKPIALCFACFNFCFTPVFCLFAVESFNKVFKKSIMFLIESMLNEVFASSNKRLEEKTTPHSSSMVIYESHGDNRIVLSVSDKL; encoded by the exons ATGACTTGGAATATGACATCCGTCTCTCAAGTCAACACATCAACATGGGCTGGAATAATCGATTCAACAGACAGAATTCCCAATGTCTTCATTGCTGTGCTGatattcatcacttttctgtttgGGCTAGTTATGAACAatct AGGTTTTAATTCTTACCGTTACCTGCATGTTTTCCACCCACACTTTTACAGAAGACACATGATGCATCGATATGCCACAGCTATCTGCATTTTCTTATGGTTGTTGGCCATCGTCTGTAGCTCACCTTATGGTGTGATAAGAAAACTCAAAATTGAAAACAGCCCTGCTATCTGTTACAGTGATTACAATCTGTCTGGGAAACTGAATAACAAAGAGACACTTCTGGTCAAAGAGAGCTTTTTCATATTTCGTGTTAGTTCTGGTTATctgattcccttgtttgtgatCTTGTTTTGTTATTTACAAATTATACTCAAGATGAAGAAGGAGATACTGACCAGGACTACCAAGCCCTACAAAATCATC TTAATCCagtgatataatttttttgtctGCAAACTGCCCTTCCATATCTATTTTGGAAGAAGGTTGTGGTCtacaataaataagaaaaagggaAGTTTTGGAGGAAGAACCCTGGAAAAATTAAAGCCCATTGCACTATGCTTTGCCTGTTTTAACTTCTGTTTCACCCCAGTATTTTGCCTCTTCGCTGTAGAAAGCTTCAATAAAGTATTCAAGAAGTCTATAATGTTCCTGATTGAGTCAATGCTTAATGAAGTCTTTGCGTCCTCGAACAAGAGACTGGAAGAAAAAACAACCCCTCATTCCTCATCTATGGTCATATATGAAAGCCATGGTGATAATAGAATTGTGCTTTCGGTCTCAGATAAATTGTAA